A DNA window from Gloeocapsa sp. DLM2.Bin57 contains the following coding sequences:
- a CDS encoding deoxyribodipyrimidine photolyase produces the protein MMIFWHRRDLRTIDNLGLNLACHQKTRVIGCFCFDPRILNSKDLAPARITYMLGCLADLQQQYRQLGGELLLLQGAPFVVIPEVAKRLTATKVYWNQDVEPYGRERDRQVSQLLQANKIQVEETPDQLLHSPGLILTNNGEPYKVYTPFWRNWSKQAKSNPVSPPVALAKLTEAELTAIAEFTLPELPTPAELGYSWDNPLPLQPGTKAATERLEYFCQHIIESYQEERNFPARDGTSQLSAALKFGAIGIRTIWQATEIIAENCRSEESLASIQTWRQELCWREFYQHALYFFPELATGAYREAFKHFPWQNNQQDFQAWCEGKTGYPIVDAAMRQLNQTGWMHNRCRMIVASFLTKDLIINWQWGEKYFMQTLYDGDLSANNGGWQWSASSGMDPKPLRIFNPASQAQKFDPDAEYIRQWLPELSSIDTEYLVTGKIPLWLSDNQDYPQPIVNHQYQQREFKRLYEQVKNSN, from the coding sequence GAACAATCGATAACCTAGGACTAAATTTGGCTTGTCACCAGAAAACTAGAGTTATTGGTTGTTTTTGCTTTGACCCCCGTATTCTCAACAGTAAAGATTTAGCTCCAGCTAGAATAACCTATATGTTAGGGTGTCTAGCGGATTTACAACAACAATATCGCCAATTGGGGGGAGAGTTATTACTACTTCAAGGAGCGCCATTTGTAGTGATACCTGAAGTAGCTAAAAGATTAACAGCAACTAAAGTATATTGGAATCAAGATGTAGAACCCTATGGTCGAGAACGCGATCGCCAAGTTAGCCAACTTCTCCAAGCAAATAAGATTCAAGTAGAAGAAACTCCCGACCAACTTTTACACTCTCCAGGTTTAATCCTGACTAATAATGGTGAACCCTATAAGGTGTATACTCCTTTTTGGCGCAATTGGTCAAAACAAGCTAAAAGTAATCCTGTTTCTCCTCCAGTCGCTTTAGCTAAGTTAACCGAAGCAGAATTAACAGCGATCGCCGAATTTACCTTACCAGAATTACCCACCCCAGCAGAACTAGGTTATAGTTGGGATAATCCCTTACCTCTACAACCAGGAACAAAAGCAGCTACAGAACGTCTAGAATACTTTTGTCAGCATATAATCGAAAGTTATCAAGAAGAGCGTAACTTTCCTGCTAGAGACGGTACTTCTCAACTGAGTGCAGCTTTAAAATTTGGGGCGATCGGGATTAGGACAATTTGGCAAGCTACAGAAATAATAGCCGAAAACTGTCGCAGTGAGGAAAGTCTAGCGAGTATCCAAACTTGGCGACAAGAATTATGTTGGCGAGAATTCTATCAACACGCTTTATATTTTTTCCCTGAATTAGCCACAGGAGCATATAGAGAAGCATTTAAACACTTTCCCTGGCAAAATAATCAACAAGATTTTCAAGCTTGGTGTGAAGGAAAAACCGGTTATCCCATCGTTGACGCAGCCATGAGACAATTAAATCAAACTGGTTGGATGCACAATCGCTGTCGGATGATTGTCGCTAGTTTTCTCACCAAAGATTTAATTATTAATTGGCAATGGGGTGAAAAATATTTCATGCAAACCCTCTATGATGGCGATTTAAGTGCTAATAATGGAGGATGGCAATGGAGTGCATCTTCAGGAATGGATCCTAAACCCTTAAGGATTTTTAACCCCGCTAGTCAAGCCCAAAAATTTGACCCCGACGCTGAATATATTCGTCAATGGTTACCTGAATTAAGTTCAATTGATACAGAATATTTAGTAACTGGTAAAATTCCTCTTTGGTTAAGCGACAATCAGGATTATCCCCAACCCATTGTCAATCACCAATACCAACAGAGAGAGTTTAAACGTCTTTACGAACAGGTGAAAAACTCTAATTGA